A genomic segment from Tolypothrix sp. NIES-4075 encodes:
- a CDS encoding gamma-glutamylcyclotransferase has translation MSDRGGNSHHIWVQVDGSAKLDLNLQQKQQEPMFYYFAYGSCMCPVDLKRSLGENTHLYVVGAATLKNYKLGFYRFSPTRKCGVLDVVKDAKASVIGVLYQLPWRLSDRLDIREDVPHGGYRQELVDIHCQNQVYKDVRTYVVVEKLTAEVAPNDWYFNIVLRGAVTCGLPEEYCWSLFHHMHQLQQSKQFLGT, from the coding sequence ATGAGCGATCGCGGGGGAAATTCTCATCATATTTGGGTGCAAGTCGATGGTTCAGCCAAGCTGGATTTAAATCTGCAACAAAAGCAACAGGAACCGATGTTTTATTATTTTGCGTATGGATCTTGTATGTGTCCGGTGGATTTGAAGCGATCGCTTGGTGAGAACACTCATCTTTATGTCGTCGGTGCGGCAACGTTAAAAAATTATAAACTGGGGTTTTATCGCTTTTCCCCGACGCGCAAATGTGGGGTTTTGGATGTGGTGAAAGATGCCAAAGCTAGCGTGATCGGTGTACTTTATCAGCTACCTTGGCGATTGAGCGATCGCCTCGATATAAGAGAAGATGTACCTCATGGCGGTTATCGGCAAGAATTGGTAGATATTCATTGCCAAAATCAAGTATACAAAGACGTTCGCACCTATGTAGTAGTTGAGAAGCTGACAGCAGAAGTCGCGCCTAACGATTGGTATTTTAATATTGTTTTGCGGGGTGCTGTTACCTGTGGTTTACCAGAAGAATATTGCTGGAGTTTGTTTCATCATATGCACCAATTGCAGCAAAGCAAGCAATTTTTAGGAACTTAA
- a CDS encoding cadmium resistance transporter has product MDWLIATIKIGLAAAVATTFDDNIYLTAFFSEVNRTFRPQHVVVGEILGFTALVIVSLVGFLLGLAIPSTWIGLLGILPILIGLNNLFNLNKDDSAEDKSANLKRNSKFLGFDSRKRSLWDVIRDPQTYRVSAVTISNGGNNLGIYIPLFASSTIQNLSVIIPVCYFIVCCWLFMSYTLTHQPGIALVLSRYARKIFPFVLMWLGFRILLDSESYRLFLPNT; this is encoded by the coding sequence ATGGATTGGTTAATTGCAACAATTAAGATTGGGCTAGCTGCTGCTGTGGCAACAACGTTTGATGACAATATTTATCTAACTGCCTTCTTCAGCGAGGTTAATCGGACTTTTCGTCCTCAACATGTTGTGGTTGGTGAGATTCTAGGGTTCACGGCATTAGTGATAGTAAGTTTGGTTGGTTTCTTACTGGGTCTAGCAATTCCGTCAACTTGGATTGGTCTACTAGGGATTCTACCGATACTCATTGGCTTGAACAATTTATTCAACCTTAATAAGGATGACTCAGCCGAAGATAAGTCAGCCAATCTAAAAAGAAACTCTAAATTTCTCGGATTTGATTCCAGAAAGCGATCGCTCTGGGACGTAATCCGCGATCCGCAGACCTATCGTGTCTCTGCGGTCACGATTTCTAACGGTGGCAACAATCTTGGGATTTATATACCCTTGTTTGCCAGCAGCACAATCCAAAATCTGTCCGTGATCATACCAGTTTGCTATTTCATTGTTTGCTGCTGGCTGTTTATGTCCTATACTTTGACTCATCAACCCGGTATCGCTTTGGTACTCAGCCGTTATGCTCGCAAGATTTTCCCATTTGTGCTGATGTGGCTGGGTTTCAGAATTCTGTTAGACAGCGAATCCTATCGTCTTTTTCTACCGAACACTTGA
- a CDS encoding aliphatic sulfonate ABC transporter substrate-binding protein: MISRLIDLLLRCTGQNILRSLKSATRSKATYRFAVRFCLGLVSILVLTLVFDGHAVAVSDGNKLSSVINQFKLPKTSIIQLVETVGLFMGGIIFCIVLDRWFSKRSGQSSNTPLAEQARRLKQLKIGYPEGMTNLEVLRTQGLLEMRLRPFGLIVTWTSFLSASSLIEALSNGTIDFCGGGGTASIFSQAADHVFVRVAKEKYTAPKGQAILVPEDSPIQTLADLKGKKIAFDKGSSAHYVLVRSLAKVGLDFSDIEPVYLTQPEALPRFRRGEIDAWVIWVPYTATQARSAYPGRSIADLESIFGDKASVEVPTYYYAIPELVRDYPDLLKVILEEVNEAGAWAKRQELEAAQRMAQNHEIDSSIVETLQQRSGERAIIPIDDQSLTALQHQANIFRDLNLIPERVNVKDGTYSLQTKQNWTY, encoded by the coding sequence ATGATTAGCCGTTTGATTGACCTTTTGCTTAGATGCACAGGTCAAAACATCTTACGGTCGCTCAAATCAGCCACTCGTAGTAAGGCTACATACAGGTTTGCAGTTCGATTTTGTCTCGGACTTGTCTCGATTTTGGTCTTGACTCTGGTTTTTGACGGTCATGCTGTTGCCGTTTCTGATGGCAATAAGCTCTCCTCTGTAATAAATCAGTTCAAACTACCCAAAACCTCAATAATCCAGTTAGTGGAAACCGTGGGACTGTTTATGGGTGGGATAATTTTTTGTATAGTTTTGGATCGCTGGTTTTCTAAGCGTTCTGGTCAATCTAGCAACACGCCTTTAGCAGAGCAAGCGCGGCGGCTCAAGCAACTCAAAATAGGATATCCAGAGGGGATGACAAATCTGGAAGTTCTCCGTACTCAAGGCTTGCTGGAAATGCGTTTGCGACCATTTGGGCTGATTGTCACCTGGACAAGCTTTTTATCAGCCTCTTCTCTGATAGAAGCACTCAGCAACGGGACGATTGATTTCTGCGGTGGGGGTGGCACGGCTAGCATCTTCTCTCAAGCGGCGGATCATGTATTTGTGCGGGTGGCTAAGGAAAAATATACCGCTCCCAAAGGTCAAGCGATTCTAGTACCGGAAGATTCGCCGATTCAGACACTAGCAGACCTGAAGGGTAAAAAGATCGCTTTTGACAAAGGCTCAAGCGCACATTATGTGCTTGTGCGATCGCTGGCAAAAGTAGGTCTCGATTTTAGTGACATTGAGCCAGTTTATTTGACACAACCTGAGGCGCTGCCCCGATTCCGGCGGGGTGAAATCGATGCTTGGGTGATTTGGGTTCCCTACACAGCTACTCAAGCCCGAAGCGCTTACCCAGGGCGATCGATTGCAGACCTAGAGAGCATATTTGGTGACAAAGCCTCTGTAGAAGTTCCGACTTATTACTACGCGATTCCAGAGCTAGTACGCGACTATCCCGACCTGCTCAAGGTGATTTTAGAAGAGGTAAACGAAGCTGGAGCTTGGGCTAAGAGACAAGAATTAGAAGCTGCTCAACGAATGGCGCAGAACCATGAAATCGATTCATCCATCGTAGAAACTTTACAGCAACGTAGTGGCGAACGCGCCATCATTCCGATTGACGACCAATCGCTCACTGCCCTACAGCATCAGGCAAATATATTTAGAGATTTAAATCTGATTCCTGAGCGGGTGAATGTGAAAGATGGAACCTATAGCTTGCAGACCAAGCAAAACTGGACTTATTAA